Sequence from the Spartobacteria bacterium genome:
CTTTTTGAAATTAGATCGTTTGACCTAAAAATTGCATTTCTCTGGTTCAGAAGTATTCTTTCGCTATTAGGCAATGAAACTATAGCAGCTTTCAATCCTGACTTGATCACCGGACGTGTTAAGGCAAAAACAAGGTCATTCGTTTTTACCTGAAAGCGTTTATAAAGATCAAAGTTCTCTAATGGTAAATACGACTCATCAGCCCAGCTAATATTCATGGTCTGAATATTTGCAATTTTAAGAACTCTTGTTCCACTATCAGTAAAGCGTGCACTATCAAAAGAATAACCGCAAATAAAGGCTCCAAGTTGTTTGAATTTTCGGACACTCCAATGCGTCGGAATCTCCCCGATCCATTCGACGCCGCTGTCCTTCATTTTGACATGGGGGTTGATGCCTTTGGTGACGGCTTCATTGATGATGTTCTGTTTCTGTTCTTTGAGCAGGGCAATCAGCTTTTTCTTGTTCCGGATGAAGGTGCTTATCTTCGCCGTCTGCCAATCCAAATAGCGCGCGATTTGCCGTTGTTCGGTAGGTGGGGGTACGGGTACCATGATCGTTGCCATATCGGAATATTTCGTTGACCAGAGATCCGCAACAATACCTCTTCCAACCCGATAGAATTCTTCCTGGAAAGAGAAGCTTCGAAAGAAATTATGAACATATCGCTGATCCATGGCAAGAGGGGTAATCACTGTGTTGATCAAGGATACCGAACCGGTGTGTGGAGAGATGCCAGACGATCCTTTTCTGTCTGACCGACTGTTGATGACAAAGTCGCCAGCAACTACCTTTTTGCGATTATCACCGTCGTTTGTTTTTGCTGCAGTTTCTAGCTGTGGCAGAATGCCCTTTTTTGTCACAGAAAGTGGGGGGTAATCCTTATCACTTACTTTTTCTTTACGTTGAGCAAATTGCGAACCAAGCCGTTTCACCTCCCAATGCTCGGGCACCTCCCTCAGCCACGGGACACCGGAATCTTTATATTCAGGATAGGGTTGCGGGTTCATGAAAGACTTTCTGCAATGTACGTCCAGTCGCGTTTAATAGCGAATAATTTTAATTTTTTAGCAGCGCGTTCTATGGCACGATTTGATTCCAGCATGTGGAAATCAATCAGGGCGTGGGATAAGAACGTCTCCGGGTCTTCCAACACATCAAGCTTGCATGAACAGCATTCGCTTTTCAGAACGGCTAAACAGCCTGCCGAACGTAGATTTTGTGCAGTAAAATGCTTCCAGGCATCTTCCGCTGTAATCAAGTCGCCGTTGTAAACGGACAATTGCTTTTTATCCTTGGGAGTGGGTTTGAATGCCTGAGAAGTTACGCGCCCATTTTGTATCCAGGCGGGATTGACCTGGCGATGAAGCAACGTTGAGTCATTCATACTACACCGCCCACTTTTTCTTTCACCATCGCGACAAGATCTCCCCAAGCATCACGACGGCTCAAATCAAGCTCACACTCTTCATCCTTCTCGTTCGACAGATTAAAAGCATGCCATAATGCTTGATGCGTATGTATATCGATATCCAGACTGCATTCCCATTCATGCTGCGACCATTCAGCACGTATGCCGCCCTCTTCAGTAGGATAAAGATAAGGGAGAAACACATCATCGGGATAATGCTGCGCGAATTGGTCATCCAACCACTGGAGCCCCTCTGCAGACGGGGGAACACCTATCCCGTCAAGCCATCCCGGCTGTAAAATCCCCAACTCCTCCAACCTCGCAGAAATATCCAATGCATTCAGCGTATTTATTGAGTGTATTTCAATAATTTCCAGTAGTCGGTTCTGACGATTAAACCGTCCTATGCCCTCAATGAAAACCCTAATCCCTTCTGTGTATCCTGCAAATGCTTCTGTGACAGTTTCCAGATGCTGCGGTTCTAATTTTGCTTTTACACGCTGCCGTTCATTCCAAGGTTGCAGCTCAAAGGTCATTTTTTCCTGATCAGCTTCCGGAACAATCCCTCGTATAGTGATCTCTTCCGTATAATCCTGCACTTTGGATGCCCGAACCAACGCCTTTCTTGTATTCTGTGTCAGCGTAGCTATGGAGGCATCACCCCGGGAAAACTCGATCGATTCCCCATCGCGCAAACTACGTCCGAACCGGTCAAAATATGCTAATGATTTCTCGGGTATATAGTCTTTTATTCTGGAAGGATCACTCTCAGCAATATGTATTCCTTCAATAATCGCATCGCGCGCCGATTCAAAACAGTTTGGATCGGCAGGGGGAAATAAAAGATTAGCACCAATTACCAACTTTATAACAGGAACAGCACTCCCTTCTTCAATGGCATCGATCTTCAGTTCAAGCCCTTTAGCAAAACCTTTCGGGATTCGTTTCCTATCCGGATTATCTTGAAGATATTTCGCTTTGGCAACATCTGTAACAAGATCCTTTAA
This genomic interval carries:
- a CDS encoding restriction endonuclease subunit S, giving the protein MNPQPYPEYKDSGVPWLREVPEHWEVKRLGSQFAQRKEKVSDKDYPPLSVTKKGILPQLETAAKTNDGDNRKKVVAGDFVINSRSDRKGSSGISPHTGSVSLINTVITPLAMDQRYVHNFFRSFSFQEEFYRVGRGIVADLWSTKYSDMATIMVPVPPPTEQRQIARYLDWQTAKISTFIRNKKKLIALLKEQKQNIINEAVTKGINPHVKMKDSGVEWIGEIPTHWSVRKFKQLGAFICGYSFDSARFTDSGTRVLKIANIQTMNISWADESYLPLENFDLYKRFQVKTNDLVFALTRPVIKSGLKAAIVSLPNSERILLNQRNAIFRSNDLISKSFLYYTVFCPRFLDAFLLKIDFTGQQPNISTNDIGQIHMPIPSLSEQQTIVAHIEKETAIIDRTITRAEREIELIEEYRTRLVSDVVTGKVDVRSVEIPNFEPVAEDAGAVEDEEEEELLEEMDGE